A portion of the Nomia melanderi isolate GNS246 chromosome 2, iyNomMela1, whole genome shotgun sequence genome contains these proteins:
- the Hnf4 gene encoding hepatocyte nuclear factor 4 isoform X4, which translates to MWFHFKEWEEYFAAIRTHADLSMGAGAAGGSVLGLPGSGVGGVLSQHCAICGDRATGKHYGAASCDGCKGFFRRSVRKNHLYACRFNRNCVVDKDKRNQCRYCRLRKCFKAGMKKEAVQNERDRISCRRPSYEEQSSNGSGLSVVSLLQAEMLSRQVGAALEKPSVFSSHPVDLEFSGCGSSRRVTRAFCQQLGSPSNDIDLSTKQIANINDVCDSMKQQLLILVEWAKYIPAFSELTLDDQVALLRAHAGEHLLLGVARRSMQLKDVLLLGNNCIITKNCPVISLSAEGRNQDLDMSKVGVRVMDELVKPLNEVQIDDTEFACLKAIVFFDPNAKGLSEPQRIKQLRYQIQINLEDYISDRQYDSRGRFGEILLTLPALQSISWQMIEQIQFVRLFGVAHIDNLLQEMLLGGATAEENGTVTPIPISNAPGSYVSSNESPSSPLTPANAPPLSPQDHMLAGGSPVMILRDLTPIQNQEDVTSVSGFRMFKQEPSLESESTF; encoded by the exons ATGCCGATCTGAGCATGGGTGCAGGCGCAGCTGGGGGCTCGGTCCTCGGCCTGCCTGGATCCGGCGTGGGTGGTGTGTTGTCACAGCACTGCGCGATCTGCGGGGACCGAGCGACCGGGAAACACTATGGCGCCGCTTCCTGCGACGGTTGCAAGGGATTCTTCCGGCGGTCGGTCAGGAAAAATCATCTGTACGCCTGCAG GTTCAATAGGAACTGCGTGGTAGACAAGGACAAGAGGAACCAGTGCAGATACTGCAGATTGCGGAAATGCTTCAAAGCTGGCATGAAGAAAGAAG CCGTGCAGAACGAGCGGGACCGAATCAGCTGCAGGAGGCCTAGCTACGAGGAGCAGAGCAGCAACGGAAGCGGACTGTCCGTGGTGTCGCTTCTCCAAGCGGAAATGCTCAGCAGACAAGTCGGCGCTGCTCTTGAG AAACCGTCGGTTTTCTCGAGCCACCCCGTAGATCTCGAATTCAGCGGCTGCGGCAGTTCGCGGAGGGTAACTAGAGCGTTCTGCCAACAGCTAGGCAGCCCGAGCAACGACATCGATCTCAGCACGAAGCAGATCGCGAACATAAACGACGTCTGCGACAGCATGAAGCAGCAGCTGTTGATCCTGGTCGAGTGGGCCAAGTATATACCAGCGTTCAGCGAGCTGACCCTCGACGACCAGGTCGCCTTGCTCAGGGCACACGCCGGCGAACATCTTCTGCTCGGCGTGGCCAGGCGTAGCATGCAGCTCAAGGATGTCCTGCTGCTGGGCAACAACTGCATCATCACGAAAAATTGTCCTG TCATATCTTTGTCCGCAGAAGGTCGCAATCAGGACCTGGACATGAGCAAGGTCGGCGTCAGGGTGATGGACGAGCTGGTGAAACCGTTGAACGAGGTGCAGATCGACGACACCGAATTCGCCTGTCTCAAGGCCATCGTCTTCTTTGACCCTA ATGCAAAGGGCTTAAGTGAACCACAGCGAATCAAACAGCTACGCTACCAGATTCAGATCAACCTAGAGGACTATATCAGTGACAGACAGTACGACAGTCGTGGTCGGTTCGGGGAGATCCTTCTGACTTTGCCAGCTCTCCAGTCCATTTCCTGGCAGATGATAGAACAAATCCAGTTTGTACGACTGTTTGGGGTCGCGCACATCGACAACCTGCTGCAGGAGATGCTTCTAGGTGGCGCCACGGCTGAAGAAAATGGCACTGTAACACCAATTCCAATCTCAAACGCTCCAGGCAGTTATGTGAGCAGCAACGAAAGCCCTAGCAGTCCGCTGACGCCTGCCAATGCCCCTCCGTTAAGTCCCCAAGACCACATGCTAGCTGGGGGAAGTCCCGTGATGATACTAAGGGACCTGACACCTATTCAGAATCAAGAAGACGTGACCAGTGTCTCTGGATTCAGGATGTTCAAGCAGGAACCCAGTCTCGAAAGTGAATCAACGTTTTAA